A single window of Ananas comosus cultivar F153 linkage group 19, ASM154086v1, whole genome shotgun sequence DNA harbors:
- the LOC109725291 gene encoding probable pectinesterase 8 isoform X2 codes for MDQQGNLLVMILKTKPNITFQGQGMDLTAIAWNDTANSSHGTFYSASVTVYAANFVAKNISFINVAPIPNPGDFGAQAVAIRVAGDQAAFWGCGFFGAQDTLHDDGGRHYYKECFIQGSIDFIFGDARSLYEDCRLISIASPVPAGVRFINGVVTAHGRTSGDENTGFVFVKCSIGGTGQIWLGRAWRPYARVVFAYTSMSDIIAPEGWNDFNDPARDQSIFFGEYKCSGDGANLTMRVPYVQKLNDTQASPFLNISFIDGDKWLLPFGN; via the exons ATGGATCAACAAGGGAATTTACTA GTTATGATCTTGAAGACAAAACCCAACATCACATTTCAAGGGCAAGGGATGGACCTGACGGCGATCGCGTGGAATGACACGGCCAACTCCTCGCACGGCACTTTCTACAGCGCATCGGTCACCGTATACGCAGCAAACTTTGTGGCAAAAAACATAAGTTTCATT AATGTGGCCCCCATACCGAACCCGGGCGATTTCGGAGCGCAAGCCGTGGCAATTAGGGTCGCAGGCGATCAAGCCGCCTTCTGGGGTTGCGGGTTCTTCGGAGCTCAGGATACTCTCCATGATGATGGAGGTAGACATTACTACAAGGAATGCTTCATCCAAGGCTCAATTGATTTCATCTTTGGGGATGCTAGATCCTTGTATGAG GATTGCAGGCTGATCTCCATAGCCTCACCGGTGCCGGCCGGAGTGAGGTTCATAAACGGCGTGGTGACCGCGCACGGCCGAACGTCCGGCGACGAGAACACGGGCTTCGTGTTCGTGAAGTGTAGCATCGGAGGGACGGGCCAAATATGGTTAGGCAGAGCCTGGAGGCCTTACGCCCGCGTCGTCTTCGCCTACACCTCCATGTCCGACATCATCGCCCCCGAAGGGTGGAACGACTTCAACGATCCCGCGAGAGATCA GAGCATCTTTTTTGGTGAGTACAAGTGCAGTGGTGATGGTGCAAATTTGACCATGAGAGTTCCTTATGTTCAAAAGCTCAATGACACACAAGCTTCTCCCTTCCTCAATATTTCTTTCATTGATGGAGACAAATGGTTGCTACCTTTTGGTAATTAA
- the LOC109725291 gene encoding probable pectinesterase 8 isoform X1, with protein MSHKGTYLWALFASLASLLSTQLIIQNPPYLKLFSIFTTFVEPPDLVSITVESSHHLRRRHHHRKRPVSNSTICDDFLPDFPPSDTNMTSYLCVDRNGCCNFTTVQSAVNAVADFSPKRTIIWINKGIYYEKVMILKTKPNITFQGQGMDLTAIAWNDTANSSHGTFYSASVTVYAANFVAKNISFINVAPIPNPGDFGAQAVAIRVAGDQAAFWGCGFFGAQDTLHDDGGRHYYKECFIQGSIDFIFGDARSLYEDCRLISIASPVPAGVRFINGVVTAHGRTSGDENTGFVFVKCSIGGTGQIWLGRAWRPYARVVFAYTSMSDIIAPEGWNDFNDPARDQSIFFGEYKCSGDGANLTMRVPYVQKLNDTQASPFLNISFIDGDKWLLPFGN; from the exons ATGAGCCACAAAGGAACTTACCTTTGGGCTCtatttgcatctcttgcatctTTGCTCTCTACACAACTCATAATACAAAATCCACCATATTTGAAACTCTTCTCCATTTTCACGACATTCGTCGAACCACCCGATCTTGTTTCTATTACAGTAGAGAGCTcccaccacctccgccgccgccaccaccaccgcAAGCGACCTGTGTCCAACAGCACAATCTGCGATGATTTTCTCCCTGACTTTCCCCCGTCGGACACGAACATGACTTCCTACTTATGTGTCGACCGCAACGGCTGCTGCAACTTCACGACGGTGCAATCGGCGGTCAATGCGGTCGCTGACTTTAGTCCAAAGAGGACCATCATATGGATCAACAAGGGAATTTACTA TGAGAAGGTTATGATCTTGAAGACAAAACCCAACATCACATTTCAAGGGCAAGGGATGGACCTGACGGCGATCGCGTGGAATGACACGGCCAACTCCTCGCACGGCACTTTCTACAGCGCATCGGTCACCGTATACGCAGCAAACTTTGTGGCAAAAAACATAAGTTTCATT AATGTGGCCCCCATACCGAACCCGGGCGATTTCGGAGCGCAAGCCGTGGCAATTAGGGTCGCAGGCGATCAAGCCGCCTTCTGGGGTTGCGGGTTCTTCGGAGCTCAGGATACTCTCCATGATGATGGAGGTAGACATTACTACAAGGAATGCTTCATCCAAGGCTCAATTGATTTCATCTTTGGGGATGCTAGATCCTTGTATGAG GATTGCAGGCTGATCTCCATAGCCTCACCGGTGCCGGCCGGAGTGAGGTTCATAAACGGCGTGGTGACCGCGCACGGCCGAACGTCCGGCGACGAGAACACGGGCTTCGTGTTCGTGAAGTGTAGCATCGGAGGGACGGGCCAAATATGGTTAGGCAGAGCCTGGAGGCCTTACGCCCGCGTCGTCTTCGCCTACACCTCCATGTCCGACATCATCGCCCCCGAAGGGTGGAACGACTTCAACGATCCCGCGAGAGATCA GAGCATCTTTTTTGGTGAGTACAAGTGCAGTGGTGATGGTGCAAATTTGACCATGAGAGTTCCTTATGTTCAAAAGCTCAATGACACACAAGCTTCTCCCTTCCTCAATATTTCTTTCATTGATGGAGACAAATGGTTGCTACCTTTTGGTAATTAA
- the LOC109725292 gene encoding RING-H2 finger protein ATL74-like, with protein sequence MHEHVINPEKTLARPNMQEPYLPPTPSTTAPPPCADHSAAPLDYDVAVILAAMICALVCALGLKSTLRCAVRCALASPAARCGRRAARGLKREHVAALPIATYAAPAPPAGCAICLSDFADGERVRVLPGCGHQFHVACVDRWLASRSSCPTCRRCLLPPPLSSEGSVAEGCSLDVLAY encoded by the coding sequence ATGCATGAGCATGTAATTAACCCAGAGAAAACCCTAGCTCGGCCAAACATGCAAGAACCCTACCTCCCCCCCACCCCCTCCACCACAGCACCTCCCCCCTGCGCCGATCACTCGGCGGCTCCCCTCGACTACGATGTGGCCGTTATCCTGGCTGCCATGATCTGCGCCCTCGTCTGCGCCCTCGGCCTCAAATCCACTCTCCGCTGTGCCGTCCGCTGCGCCCTCGCCAGCCCCGCCGCCCGCTGCGGCCGCCGCGCCGCCCGCGGCCTCAAGCGCGAGCACGTCGCCGCCCTCCCCATCGCCACCTACGCCGCTCCGGCCCCGCCGGCGGGGTGCGCCATATGCTTGTCGGACTTTGCGGATGGTGAACGGGTCCGGGTGCTGCCGGGGTGCGGCCACCAGTTCCACGTCGCGTGCGTTGACCGCTGGCTCGCGTCGCGCAGCTCGTGCCCGACATGCCGCCGATGCCTCTTGCCACCACCGTTATCATCCGAAGGCAGCGTCGCCGAGGGCTGTTCTCTGGATGTACTGGCGTACTGA